CCAGCGTGAAGGACTTATCGAGATCGCCGTGGCCTGCTACAACGCCTGAGGGCCCCACCACGGCCGCAGCCGCGGAGTCGACGGGCCAGGTTTCGATAACGCGGAGGACTTCGGCGGCGCTCATCGAGACCAAATCTATCGGGCACGCCCCAGGTTCCGGGAAAGCAGTTCCTCGACCATGCTCGCTGCCACCGCATCCACGTCATCGACCAGACGCCGCAGGCCGACCACCCGGCGCACCAACTCCCCGGGGTCGGGGTTCGCAACCACCGAGAGGCGATGCACGTCCAGGACCGCGCGGTAAGCCGACTCCGCGGACTCCGGTTCGATGGCTTCACACCAACCCTGCATCGACTGCGTCCACGATGCCAATCGATCACCGGCGCCCTGGCGATGCGCCAAGCTCAATGCCCGTCGGTACACATCGCCCGCCCACTCCACCGGCACCGATTGGTCGAGCACCGGGAGCAGGACCTGGTCGAGCACGGTGAATCCGGTCGGATCACCGGCGGCCACGGTCGCCATTCCGGCCATGGCCCGGGCCAGCGTGGACAGGGCGGTATCGTCCAGGCGCTCGGCGACGGCGGTCAATTGAGCTGTCGCGGTGGAGAATCGCCCGGCGTCACCGGCGTCCGCCGCCGTCGCGGCCTGCAGGTATGTCAGGTAACCGTGGGCGGTGGTCTCCGGGACGCCGTCGAGCAGCATCTGTGCCCGCTGCCCCCAGCTGCCGGCCAGCGCCACGTGACCCCGGGACAACCAGGCCAAACCGAGCTCTGTTGCCTTCATCGCTGCCTGCACCGGGTCGGTACGCAGCAGCCGGGTGTGCACCTGTTCGTTGATCCGCACGGATTCGCGGCCATGACCCTGCCGCCACGCGGCGGCCGCGTACACGGCAAGATCGTCGGTATCGAGGGCCTGCACGCCGTCGACGCGGCTGAAAGATTCGTAGCTGGTGCGCCAGTCATTTCGCCGATACGCCGAGCGTGCGACCACGAGCAGTTGGGTTCGATCGTCGACCACAACCCACGGTAACGCGAGCATGCGTCGGCGGGCCCGAGATTCGGCGCACGACAAGTTGCCACCACTAATTGGACACCTGTCCGGTTTGCATTAGGTTATAGGCATGAGCCAGACGGTGCGTGGTGTGATTTCTCGGTCCAAAGGTCAGCCTGTCGAACTGGTCGACATCGTCATTCCCGATCCGGGTCCCGGTGAGGTAGTGGTCGACATCATCGCCTGCGGCGTGTGCCATACCGACCTGACCTACCGCGAAGGCGGCATCAACGACGAATACCCGTTCCTGCTCGGCCACGAGGCCGCCGGCACGGTCGAATCGGTCGGCGAGGGCGTCACCCACGTCGAACCCGGTGACTTCGTCATCCTCAACTGGCGCGCGGTGTGTGGGGAATGCCGGGCCTGTAAGCGGGGCCGTCCGCACCTGTGCTTCGACACCCACAACGCCGCCCAGAAGATGACGCTGACCGACGGCACCGAGTTGACCCCGGCCCTGGGCATCGGCGCATTCGCCGACAAGACCCTGGTTCACGAAGGGCAGTGCACCAAGGTCGATTCCGAAGCCGACCCGGCCGTGGCCGGCCTGCTGGGCTGCGGCGTGATGGCCGGCATCGGCGCGGCGATCAACACCGGCGCGGTGACCCGTGACGACACCGTCGCCGTCATCGGCTGTGGCGGCGTCGGTGACGCGGCGATCGCCGGTGCCGCCCTGGTCGGCGCCAAGAAGATCATCGCCGTCGACACCGACAACAAGAAGCTCAACTGGGCCCGCGATTTCGGTGCCACCCACACCATCAACGCTCGTGAGCTCGACGCGGTCGAGACCATCCAGGATCTGACCGACGGCTTCGGTGCCGACGTGGTGATCGACGCGGTCGGACGCCCCGAGACCTGGAAGCAGGCGTTCTACGCGCGCGATCTGGCCGGCACCGTGGTGCTGGTCGGGGTACCGACGCCGGACATGACGCTGGAGATGCCGCTGGTCGACTTCTTCTCCCGCGGTGGATCATTGAAGTCCTCCTGGTACGGCGACTGTCTGCCCGAGCGCGACTTCCCCACGCTGATCTCCCTGTATCTGCAGGGCCGGCTGCCGTTGGAGAAGTTCGTCTCCGAGCGCATCGGCCTGGACGCGATCGAAGACGCGTTCCACAAGATGCACGCCGGTGAGGTGCTGCGGTCCGTGGTGGTGCTGAAGTGAGCGCATCCAACATCCAGCGGGTTGTCACCAGCGGCAAGTTCGAACTCGACGGCGGCAGCTGGGATGTCGACAACAACATCTGGATCGTCGGCGACGACAATGACGTGGTGGTGTTCGACGCCGCCCACACCGCCGCCCCGATCATCGAGGCAGTGAACGGCCGCAATGTGGTCGCGGTGGTGTGCACCCACGGCCACAACGACCACATCACCGTGGCCCCCGAGCTCGGCAAGACGCTGGACGCCCCGGTGCTGCTGCACCCGGCCGACGAGATGCTGTGGCGGATGACCCACCCCGACAAAGAGTTCCGCACCGTCGACGACGGTCAGGTGCTGCGCGCCGGCGGCATCGAGCTACACGCCCTGCACACCCCGGGACACTCCCCCGGCTCGGTCTGCTGGTCGATCCCCGAACTGGGCGCGGTGATCTCCGGCGACACCCTGTTCCAGGGCGGCCCCGGCGCCACCGGACGTTCGTTCTCGGACTTCCCGACGATCCTGGACTCCATCTCCAAGCGGCTGGGAATGCTGCCCGGTGAGACCGTCGTCTACACCGGCCATGGTGACACCACCACCATCGGCGACGAGATCGTGCACTACGACGAATGGGTCGCGCGCGGGCATTAGCACTTGCGATCACGCTGAGCCAGTTGCTTACCAACAGGCGGCGGCGCGCCCATAGTGGAACCTATGACGAGTTCAGGTGGGCGTACCGCAGCGGTGATCGGCGCAGGACAAACCGGGGTGACGGCCGCACTCGGACTGTTGGACAACGGGTTTGAGGTCACCCTCTACAGTGACCGGGATCAGCGCAGTTTGCGCGACGACGTTCCGGCCACCGGCACCGCGCTGATCTTCGGGGAGGCCCAGCGCGCCGAGGAGTCGCTGGGCCTCAACACCTACCTGGCCACCGCTCCGACCTCCACCGGCGAGAGTGTGCGCGTGGTGGCCGGCTCGGGCCCCGACCGTTCGGAGGAGATCGCGTTCGATGTCGACTTCGACGGGTTCGTCGGGCTCGCGGTGGATACCCGACTCAAGGCCGACGACCGGCTGACCCTGTTCCAACAGCGGGGCGGCAGGTTCGTGGTCGAGGCCGTCGACCCGGCCCGGCTGGACCGCATCGCCGCGGATGTCGACCTCACGCTGGTGGCGACCGGCCGGGGCGGCTTGTCCTCACTGTTTCCGGTCGACGCAGCGCGATCCGCCTACGATCGTCCCCAACGCAGCCTGCTGACCGTGACGACGACCGGACTACCTTACGGCCCGGAGGTTTTCGCGCATCGCAGCGCTTCGGGTGGACGCCACAGCGCCTTGACCGTGGTCACCGACCAGGGTGAAGCCTGGTGGGGTGGGTACCTGCACAAGGACGCCGGGCCGACGTGGGCGTTCCTGGGGTGGGCGCGACCCGGCAGCGAGTGGGAGCGCCGCTTCGCCGGCGCCGACAGCGCGCAGTCCGCGTTGGACATCGTCACCGCGCTGCATCGTGATTACATCGATTGGGACCTGCCCGAGGTGAGTGCCGTCAGGGCTCTTGATGAGGATCCACACTCCTGGCTCAAGGGCGCGGTCACCCAGGTGGTGCGCGACGGGGTGGGACGCACCGCGAGCGGCCATCCGGTGGCCGCCCTGGGCGACACCGCGGTGTCCTACGATCCGATCGCCGGCCAGGGCGCCCAAGGCGGACTGATACAGGCCGCAGCACTGGTCCGCAAGGCAGCCGAGCACGATGGGGCGTTCGGCGAGGCCTGGCTGCGCAACGCATTCGAGGATTTCTACGCGGACCGGGCACGGTCCGCACAGCTGGTCACCCGGTTGTTCCTGTCGGATCCCGACCTCGCCGAATACGGCGACCTGTTCTTCGCGGCAGCCCAGGGCAGCCCGCGGTTCGCCTCGAAACTGTATGGGCTACTGAATGATCCACGGCCTGTCGAAGCCCTCACCTCCGAGGCCGCGGCCAAACAGCTGATCACCGATTTCTCCGGGGAGCCTGCCGACGCCTTGCTGGAACGGTTCGTCCCAGCCGGATCTTTCCAGCGATCGGGATTGGCAACGCGGGCCGCATAGCGGACCCGTGCGTCAGCTTCCGAGGATGCGGCGTTTCTCCGCTTCGAATTCCGCCTCGGTCAACGCGCCGCTATCACGCAGGGCGGCAATGGTCTTCAGCTGTTCCAGCCGTATCCCCTGATCGCCGGGAGCGTGCGAACCGACGCCGGCCGGCGAATATGTCGGGGTATACGTCGGGGCGGAGGTCGGCTCATAGGAGGCGACCATCGGAATCGCCTGCTTCCCCGAGCGGAGGCTCCACCAGATCGACAGGCCGAGCGCGACAGCGGCCAGGACCGTCAGCCCGATGAAGGGCCACATCACCCAGTAGTAGGGACTGCTGTGTCCGAACACGAGTCGGGGATTCTGAGACGCGAAGACCGAGGCCTTGGCGTCGATACGGTAGGTGCCGGCCTGCTTGATGTGGGCGGTGAAGACCCGCACCGTGATTTCCCTATTGGTCTTCGATGAACTGCTCATCGAGTCGGTGATGAGCGGTGTGGCCACTCCGGTCGGCGGCGTGATGGCCAGTTGGATCGGAGGGACCATCACCCCCTTGCCGCCCACGGTGAGGGTCGTGGCGCGGTAGGCGATGTCCACGTCGCCGGCGGGCAACTCCAGACTCGCCGAGCCCGGGATCGGCACCTCGCCGTAGGCATCGTCATCTGCGATGACGAATGCGTTCACCATCACCGACGCGATGATGCCGAGAACACCGATGACCAAGGCGATGACGGACACGATGATCGCCGTCCGCGGGGCGCCCCCTCCGCTACTCATCGCCGAAGTGTGTCATAGGCGGTCGGTAGCGGGTTACCGTCGGGGTATGCCTCGCGACGACACGCAGAGCACCGAGACCGCCCGACCGGGACGGCGGGTCGCCCTGCGCTACTGGGTGGTGTTGATATTGGTCGGCCTGGCCGCAATCTTCGTCGCGCAGAACCGTGATCGGGTGGGTGTACACGTGCTGTGGGTGACCGTCGAGTCGCCGATGTGGTTCATCTTGGTCATCATTTTCGTCATGGGCCTCCTCATCGGACTTCTGCTGCGCCGGCGACGGCGAACCTGATCATGGCCAGGCCGCGCCGAACCGCACCCCGCCCGCATACCGCCGGAATGAATTCGGCGATCAAGCTTCTCGAGCTCGCGGCGCACACGGTGCCGATCCCGGCGGTGCCTCAACCCGTCGTCATCGCCGACTACGGTGCCGGCACCGTGCACAATTCGATGCAACCGATCAACGCCGCCATCGCGGCGGTGCGCAGCCGCACCCGGCCCGAGCACTCGATTCTGGTGACGCACACCGATGTCGCCGACAACGACTTCTGCACGATGTTCCGGATCCTGGAGGAGGATCCGGAGTCCTATCGGCACAGGGATTCGGCCACGTTCAGTTCGGCGATCGGCCGGTCGTTCTACAGCCAGATCCTGCCTTCGAACAGCGTGCACCTGGGCTGGTCGGCCTGGGCGGTGGCGCGACTGAGCACGGTGCCCATGCCGGTCGCCGACCACGTCGTCGCGGCCTACAGCAACGACGAGCGGGTGCGCGCTGCCTATGCCAGGCAGGCAGCTCACGATTGGCACGAGTTCATCGCTTTCCGGGGCCGCGAACTGTGTCCGGGTGGTCGGCTGGTGGTGTTGACGACCGCAGTGGACGATGACGGCGATTTGGGCTATCGCCCGTTGTTCCGCGCCGTCGTCGGTGCGCTGACCGAGCTGATTGCCACCGGTGTGGTGAGCGCCGAGGAGGCGACGCGAATGTCGTTGCCGATTGCGGGACGTCGTGCCGCGGATTTCACCGCACCCTTCGCCCCGTCGGGACGGTTCGAGCGGCTGGAGATCCAGCACGTCGAGCTGATCGACGCGGAGGACCGGATCTTCAACGCCTATCGCAGCGACAAGAACGCAGGCGCTTTCGGCACCCGCTGGGCCGATTTCCTCAGGTTCACGGCGTTCGCCGATCTGGGGGCGACGCTGGAAGGGGGTCCCGAACGGTTGACGGTGTTCTACGACCGCCTGCATGCGGGCATCGCGGCACGGTTGTCCGCCGAGCCCGAGGAGATGCGCATTCCGATCGCCGCGGTGGTGTTGGAGAAGCGCCGGCCCAGCCAGTGATCAAACCGGCGACCAGGCCGGCAGTGTCGCGTCGATCAGATGCGGTCCCGGCTCCGCCAGCGCCGCACGGAACTGGTCGGCAAGCTCGTCGGCGGTGGTGGCACGGGTGGCCGGCACGCCGAATCCCTGTGCGATCGAAGCGAAGTCGATGTCGGGCCGACGCAGGTCGAGCAGTGAGCGCGACCGCTCCCCGTCGGCCTGCGTGCCCACTCGCAGCAACTCGAGTTGCAGGATGGCGTAGGCGTGGTTGTTGAGGATCACCACCGTGATGTCGAGTTGCTCGCGGGCCATGGTCCACAGGGCCGAAATGGTGTACGCGGCACTGCCATCGGACTGCAGGGCGATGACCGGCCGGTCCGGCGCGGCGATTGCGGCTCCCACCGCGACCGGCAGGCCCTGTCCGATGGCGCCGCCGGTCAGGGTCAGGACATCGTGGCGGGGAGCGGTTGCAGTGGCCACCGGCAGAAACACGCCGCTGGTGTTGGCCTCGTCGGAGATGATCGCGTTCTCCGGCAGTAGCGCCGCGATCACCTGCGCCAGGCTCTGTGGATTGAGCGGGCCGGTGGGCAACTCGGTCGGGCCGGGCGGCGGCGGGGCGGGTAGTGCGCCACCCAATTCGTCGGCCAGTGCGGCCAGTTCATCCACAGCCAGCTCACAGACCTCGGCACCTTCGGGTACCAACGCACTCGGCTTGCCCGGGTAGGCGAAGAACGACACCGGCGACTTCGCGCCGACCAACACAAGATGTGTTGCCCCGGAGAGTTGTTGAGTGGCCTGCTCGGCCAGGTAGCCGAGCCGCTCGATGGGCGGCACGCCCTGTCCGCGGGCCAGCCGGGCCGGAAAGGTCTCGACCAGCACGCGCGCCCCGGTTGCCACGCCGATCCGCGCCGCGGCTCGCAGACCGCCTGCGTGGGTGGCAGCACCGCCCAACAACACCACCGCACGCTCTCCCTGGGTGCGCAGCAACTCGGCCCCACCGGCGACATCCATGAGGCCGGCCGGTCCGTCGCCAACTGGATCTCCGTTACCTGTATCGGGCAATGGGTTCTGCGGCGCGCTGCCCCAGGAATAGTCGGCAGGCAGGACCAGCGTGGCGACACGTCCGGGTGTGCCAGTCGCGCTCCGCACGGCACCGTGCACGGCGGCATCGAGGTCCGCGGCCGATTCGGGCCGGTGCACCGAGCCGCCCGTCCAGTGCCCGAGCGCATCGATGTCTGATTCCAGCGGCGCGTCGAGCGGTTGATGGTAGGTCGCATGATCGCCGACGACGTTGACCACCGGAGTGAACGCGCGCCGGGCGTTGTGCAGGTTGGCCAGACCGTTGGCCATCCCTGGGCCGAGGTGTAGCAGGGTGGCCGCGGGAGTGCCTGCGATGCGGGCGTATCCGTCGGCTGCTCCGGTGGCGACGCCTTCGAACAGGCACAGCACCGGACGCATGGCTGGAGCGGCATCCAGCGCGGCGACGAAGTGCATCTCCGAGGTGCCCGGGTTGGCGAAGCACACGTCGACGCCTTCGGCGAGCAGGCGGTTCACCACCACTTCGGCACCGGTGCTCACGAGACGCTCCCCGCGCCGTTTTCAGTTTTCTGCCAGCCGTTGTGCACCCGTCCATATTGGTCGGCAGGCGCTCGGGATGCCACCACCCAACCTTGACTGATTATCAGTCAGTCTGGCACCGTGGGTCTACATCGTCTACATCGGGTCGACATCCCCACGGGCTGAGCGGAGCCAGACATGCGACACCGCGGAATCCACCTTTCCGGCAAGAAGGCTGTGATCACCGGCGCATCGAGCGGGATCGGACGCGAGTTGGCCCTGGCCCTGGCGCAGCGGGGAGCGACGCTCGCGCTCGCGGCCCGCCGCAAGGATCTGCTCGACGACCTCGCCGAGGAGATTTCGGGCACGGGAGTGCCCCGCCCCGCCGTGCTCCCCGTCGATCTGGCCATCCCCGGTTCCGCAGACGAACTCGGCCGCCGGGCCCAGGATGCACTCGGCACGGTGGACATCGCGATCAACAATGCCGGGACCAACCTGACCGGAGCACAATCGCTCGTGGCCGACTCGGCCGCTGCGCGCGCCGTCTTCGAGGTCAATGTCTGGTCCCCGCTGGCGCTCACCTCCGCACTGCTGCCGGCCATGCGGGCCGCCGATTCCGGTGTGATCGTCAACGTCACCTCTACCGTTCAGGCCGTGCCACTCCCCCTGCTCGGCTATTACTCCGCATCCAAAGCTGCTCTGGCCCAGGCGACGAAGTCGCTGCGGCTGGAGCTGGCCGGGACCGGCATCCGGGTGTTGGAGGTCGTACCCGGTGCGACCGACACAGCGCTGCGCGACATCGATGAGCTGCCGTGGAAGACCACCCCGCCACCGACGTTGCCGCCGGTGGCGCCTGCGTCCACCGCCGCGGCCATCGTCCGCGGGCTGGAGCGCGGCGCCCGGCGGGTCGTCCATCCACGCTATTCGCTTCTCCCCCTGGAGGTTCCAGCCTTGGGCCGAATGCTCGCCACAGCGGGCGGCCGGCGGGTCGATACCCGCGGCGCACTGGCTGGGCCAATTCGGTGACCGCGCAAGCCAAGTCGACCGATCGGCGTCAGCTCATCATCGATGCGGCCCGGAGACTTTTCGCGACGCGGCCCTACGATCAGGTCACCACAGCACAAGTCGCCAAGGATGCCGGGGTGGCCTACGGCTTGATCGCCCACCATTTCACCAACAAACGTGGCCTGTATCTGGCGGTGATGAACGAGATTGCCGAGGAGATCGCCGCGGTTCAGACCGCCGCCGCACCGCCGGGTGCGAGCCTGGCAGATCAGTTACGCCATGCCCTGCGCAGCCATATCGCCCACATCGATTCGTACTCGGGCAGTTTCGTCGCGCTGCTGCGGGGCGCGCTGGGCGCCGATCCCGAACATCAGTCGGCCGTCGAACACCTCCGATGGTTGGGCGCCCAGAGAATTCTGTCGGCCCTGGGCATCACCGAGCCCATCACGTCAACCCTGCGCACCGCCATGCACGGTTGGATCGGTTTCCTCGACGAGATGATGATCGACCGCATCACCCACCACGATGTGGACATCGATGTCCTCGTCGACCTCGCCGCTGCCGCGTTGGCCGTTACGTTGCGTACCGCAGCCGCACTCGACGATTCCATCATCTACACCTCCGAGGCGACGGCCGCCATCGACGCGATCACGCGAGGCTGAGCGGGGCAACGGCCCAGCTCATACACCGAAGCGGAGCGGGATGGCCAGCGGCCCAGACCCCACTACCGCCCGGCGTCGGGTAGATGACGGGTGGCGACGTCGTGCACCATCAATGCAGATGAAAACTCCATGGCGGTCGCCGGATCGGCAAGGTTCACCTCGCACAACTGCTCGATGCGTCGAAGTCGTTGCGCGACGGTGTTGGAATGGATCACCAGCGCCTTGGCGGTCGCGTTGCGGTCATGCCTGTTTGCGAAGTAGCTCCGCAACGTCGTCATCAACTCGGTGCGATGGTTCGCGTCATAGTCGATCACCGGCTTGAGAGTTCGAGCGGCGAACGCCGCGAGTTTGGCCGGCTCGTTCAGTTGGAGCAGCAATCCGACGAGACCGAGATCCTCGAGGGTGACGGTAGTGCCGGATCTGCCGCCCTGCAGCGCGATATCCAACGCTCCCTTGGCAATGTGGTAGGCCTCGCCCACGCTGTCGGCGCAGGACGCAGCGACGGCGGCAGTGGCCGTGATCTCCTGTGAAACTTGGGCAATCGCTCGCTGGACTATGACGCCGGGCGGGTCGCTGGTGTCAGACGCCTCCGGCCACAGCGTGACGAGCATGCCGCCGTGCATCGCCGCCAACGGCTTCGGCCGGTAGGCCGAGCTCAACTCCGTCACCGCCGCCAGTGCACGCTGCCACGCCAGGCGGGCGGCCACGTCGGTGGACCCGGTCAGCGTTGCCACGATTGCGACGTGAGGGATGCTGAGGTCATGACCAAGCCGGCGGGCACGGGTCAACAAGGGGTTGGACAGGGATCCACTGCTGGACAACACATCGGTCAGCAACTCCCCGCTGAGCCGCCTTTCCACCTCGGCCGCCGTCTGTTCTCGCAGCAGCTCGACCGATATCACGATGGACGCGTGTTCGACGGCCCGAACCTGGAGTGGGTCAAGCGTTTCGGCGTCGCCCGGGAACCAGATTCGTGCGGCCACTTCTGTTCCCAACCGCACGCGGGCAACGAGCCACCCACCGAGGTCGCCGTCGACATCGGCGACAGCCTCGACCGTCGCCGTGGCCTCGGTAGACATGCATTCGGCCGCTGCCGAACGTGCTGCGGGAGTGGGAAATTCGATAACGTCCCCAGTGCGGGCCAGCTCAGCTTGGCGCCCGTCATCGATCAGCACCGGTCGGCCGATGAGATCGCTCAGCGCGGCAGCGATCCCAGTGATCCCACCGGAACGCAATGTGACCGCCAACAGCCGCTCGTGGATCTGTTCTGATCGCGCCAACGCGTCGCGTTGTTCACGCAATGAGCCCGTGAGCGTGCGCAACTCGTCGAGACGGCGAGCGGAAGTGACTGCGATAGCTGCATGGTTGGCCAACAGGATCAGCCGCTCGATCTCATACCGAGTGAATGTGTGCACTGAGGCGTAGTAGCCGTTAAGGGTCCCCAGTATGTCAGCGCCGGCCACCAGCGGTACCGCCACGATGGCACGGTATCCCTGTTCTTGTGCGACGCCGGCCCAGAGCGCGAACTCAGGCTCGCCGCGCACGTCCCGAATTGACACGGGTTCGCCCCGATGGAATGCCCGGCTCGAGGGTGATCCGCTGTCGAGCCGGATCGGCCTGTCGGAATTGACTCGTTGGACGTACTCCTCCGACAAACCGCTCCATCCCTGAACCACCAGCCGATCACGATTCGAATCGGGGATGAGGACACCGCAGAAGTCGAAACCCAGCAGTGTCCGCGCTGTGTCGGCAACCAGACAGAGCACCTCCCGCAAATCGGTATCGGCACAGGCCTGAGCGCTAAGAGTCCTTAGCGCTGCCAGCCACGTCACCAGTTCCGCACCGGGCCGTTGATTGTCCGTCGAGGAAGCCACGCGATCAGTGTGCCGTAGCCCGAGGTGTCGCGCGAGACATAAATTGAGAAGAATTATGTCTCGCGAAACATTGAACGGCTGCGTCGGTGTGACGACACTCATGTTCCATGACCCACGTCTCACTGGAGAGCACATCCCCCGCGCCGACTTCGGCCGTTCAGCCCGGCCAGTTTCGCGACATTCTCAACCCCGCCACCGGCGAGGTCATCGCCACGCTTCCAGAACACGGCGAGCGCGAAGTGGACGCCGCAGTTTCCGCCGCGCGCAGGGCATTCGAGGTCGGGCCGTGGCCGAGTATGGTCCGCAGCGACCGCGCCAAACTCCTGCTGCACATCGCCGATGCCATCGAGAACTCCAGTGAGACGCTCTACAGCCTCGAAACCCGCAACAATGGCCGGCCGATCACCGAGACCCGGGCGCAGCTGTCCCGAGTACCGGAATGGTTCCGGTACAACGCCGGACTGTTGGCTGCTCAGCGCCAGGCCGTACTTCCCGGGGATGGCCCCTACCTCTCTTATCAGCAACGGCTGCCGCTCGGCGTGTGTGGCATCATCACCCCGTTCAACCATCCGATGCTCATCTTGGCGCGCAGCCTGTCAGCGGCGCTGGCCAACGGAAACACCGTGGTGGTCAAGCCATCCGAGCTGACTCCGCTCACTACCCTGGCCCTCGCCGACATCCTCGCCGAGGCGGGGTTGCCCGACGGTGTACTGAACGTCGTCACAGGTGCCCGCGCGGCCGGCGAGCGTCTGACCCACCATCCTGATATCGCCAAGATCACGCTCACCGGTGGCACCGAGGCCGGCCGCTCGGCGGCGGTCGCGACGGCGGCGCGGTTCGCCCGCATCACGGCCGAACTCGGCGGCAAGACGCCGGTGCTGCTGTTCGACGACGTCGACCCCGCCATCGCCGCGGAGGGCGCGGCATTCGCGGCTTTCGTCGCGGCCGGTCAGTCGTGCGTGGCCGGTTCGCGATTCCTGGTGCAGCGCGGCATCTACGACGAATTCGTCGATGCCCTCGCCGCCCGCGCACAGGCGATTCGACTCGGTGATCCGGCATTGCCCGCCACGCAGATGGGGCCACTCATCAGCGCCCGCCAGCGCGACAAGGTGGTGGCCCTGATCGAGACCGGCCTCGATGAGGGCGCCACTCTCAAGGCCGGCGGCCGGACCCCTTCTCTACCAAGCCCATTCGACCACGGATTCTTCCTGTCGCCCACCGTGCTCTCGGACGCCACCATGACCATGACCGTCGCGCGTGAAGAGATCTTCGGTCCGGTGGCGGTGGTCATTCCCTTCGATGACGAGCGCGACGCCGTCCACATGGCCAACGACAACCCCTACGGGCTCGGTGCCGGCCTGTGGACCACCGACGTAAGCCGGGCACACCGGGTCGCAGCCCAGATCAACGCGGGCATGGTGTGGGTCAACGACCACCACCGCCTCGAACCGTCACTGCCCTGGGGCGGCATCAAGGAGTCCGGATCCGGAAAAGACGCCGGCACAGAATCATTCGAGGATTTCTCCTGGGTGAAGACGATCGTGGTGCGCACCGCGGCCGACCACGTCGACTGGTATGGCGACCAGCCCCAGCGCCGCCTCAACTGACCCTTCCCCGAAAACCTCGAAAGGAACATCCATGTCCACCGGACGTTGGCATCAGGACATCACCCGAACACAATGGCTCGTTCTGGCGGGCACCACCTTGGGGTGGGGACTCGACGGCTTCGCAGGTAGTCTCTACGTGCTCGTTCTCGGTCCGGCCATGAACGAACTCCTTCCCAACAGCGGGATCGGCACTGACGGAGCGGCAATCGGCTTCTACGGCGGGCTGACCGTCGCGCTGTTCCTCACCGGCTGGGCCACCGGAGGCATCCTCTTCGGGATGCTCGCCGACTACTTCGGCCGCACCCGGGTGTTGTCGGTCGGCATCCTTACCTACGCCGTTTTCAGCGCTCTGGCGGTGTTCGCCGAAACCTGGTGGCAACTCGGCATTCTGCGCTTCATCGCGGGCCTCGGCTCCGGGGTCGAGGCCCCGGTGGGCGCGGCACTCATCGCAGAATCCTGGCGCAACCGCTTCCGGGCCCGTGCAGGCGGGGTCATGATGGCCGGATACGCGGCCGGGTTCTTCATGGCAGCCGCGGCGTACGCGCTGCTCGGCGATCACGGCTGGCGCGCCATGATGCTGCTCGCAGGCATCCCGGCCCTAGTGGTCTGGTTCATTCGGCGCTACGTACCCGAGCCGCCCGAGATCGGCGCCCATCTGCAGGCCCGAAAGGAACGGAAAGCGCTCGGCCGAAACCACGATCACGATCGATTCGTGCTGCGGCGTCTTTTCACTCCCCCGATGCTGCACCCGATGCTG
The window above is part of the Mycolicibacterium fortuitum subsp. fortuitum genome. Proteins encoded here:
- a CDS encoding S-(hydroxymethyl)mycothiol dehydrogenase, which gives rise to MSQTVRGVISRSKGQPVELVDIVIPDPGPGEVVVDIIACGVCHTDLTYREGGINDEYPFLLGHEAAGTVESVGEGVTHVEPGDFVILNWRAVCGECRACKRGRPHLCFDTHNAAQKMTLTDGTELTPALGIGAFADKTLVHEGQCTKVDSEADPAVAGLLGCGVMAGIGAAINTGAVTRDDTVAVIGCGGVGDAAIAGAALVGAKKIIAVDTDNKKLNWARDFGATHTINARELDAVETIQDLTDGFGADVVIDAVGRPETWKQAFYARDLAGTVVLVGVPTPDMTLEMPLVDFFSRGGSLKSSWYGDCLPERDFPTLISLYLQGRLPLEKFVSERIGLDAIEDAFHKMHAGEVLRSVVVLK
- a CDS encoding LPXTG cell wall anchor domain-containing protein, which encodes MPRDDTQSTETARPGRRVALRYWVVLILVGLAAIFVAQNRDRVGVHVLWVTVESPMWFILVIIFVMGLLIGLLLRRRRRT
- a CDS encoding MBL fold metallo-hydrolase — encoded protein: MSASNIQRVVTSGKFELDGGSWDVDNNIWIVGDDNDVVVFDAAHTAAPIIEAVNGRNVVAVVCTHGHNDHITVAPELGKTLDAPVLLHPADEMLWRMTHPDKEFRTVDDGQVLRAGGIELHALHTPGHSPGSVCWSIPELGAVISGDTLFQGGPGATGRSFSDFPTILDSISKRLGMLPGETVVYTGHGDTTTIGDEIVHYDEWVARGH
- a CDS encoding SHOCT domain-containing protein, with the protein product MSSGGGAPRTAIIVSVIALVIGVLGIIASVMVNAFVIADDDAYGEVPIPGSASLELPAGDVDIAYRATTLTVGGKGVMVPPIQLAITPPTGVATPLITDSMSSSSKTNREITVRVFTAHIKQAGTYRIDAKASVFASQNPRLVFGHSSPYYWVMWPFIGLTVLAAVALGLSIWWSLRSGKQAIPMVASYEPTSAPTYTPTYSPAGVGSHAPGDQGIRLEQLKTIAALRDSGALTEAEFEAEKRRILGS
- a CDS encoding styrene monooxygenase/indole monooxygenase family protein, coding for MTSSGGRTAAVIGAGQTGVTAALGLLDNGFEVTLYSDRDQRSLRDDVPATGTALIFGEAQRAEESLGLNTYLATAPTSTGESVRVVAGSGPDRSEEIAFDVDFDGFVGLAVDTRLKADDRLTLFQQRGGRFVVEAVDPARLDRIAADVDLTLVATGRGGLSSLFPVDAARSAYDRPQRSLLTVTTTGLPYGPEVFAHRSASGGRHSALTVVTDQGEAWWGGYLHKDAGPTWAFLGWARPGSEWERRFAGADSAQSALDIVTALHRDYIDWDLPEVSAVRALDEDPHSWLKGAVTQVVRDGVGRTASGHPVAALGDTAVSYDPIAGQGAQGGLIQAAALVRKAAEHDGAFGEAWLRNAFEDFYADRARSAQLVTRLFLSDPDLAEYGDLFFAAAQGSPRFASKLYGLLNDPRPVEALTSEAAAKQLITDFSGEPADALLERFVPAGSFQRSGLATRAA
- a CDS encoding acetolactate synthase large subunit → MSTGAEVVVNRLLAEGVDVCFANPGTSEMHFVAALDAAPAMRPVLCLFEGVATGAADGYARIAGTPAATLLHLGPGMANGLANLHNARRAFTPVVNVVGDHATYHQPLDAPLESDIDALGHWTGGSVHRPESAADLDAAVHGAVRSATGTPGRVATLVLPADYSWGSAPQNPLPDTGNGDPVGDGPAGLMDVAGGAELLRTQGERAVVLLGGAATHAGGLRAAARIGVATGARVLVETFPARLARGQGVPPIERLGYLAEQATQQLSGATHLVLVGAKSPVSFFAYPGKPSALVPEGAEVCELAVDELAALADELGGALPAPPPPGPTELPTGPLNPQSLAQVIAALLPENAIISDEANTSGVFLPVATATAPRHDVLTLTGGAIGQGLPVAVGAAIAAPDRPVIALQSDGSAAYTISALWTMAREQLDITVVILNNHAYAILQLELLRVGTQADGERSRSLLDLRRPDIDFASIAQGFGVPATRATTADELADQFRAALAEPGPHLIDATLPAWSPV